One segment of Brassica napus cultivar Da-Ae chromosome C3, Da-Ae, whole genome shotgun sequence DNA contains the following:
- the LOC106386226 gene encoding binding partner of ACD11 1 produces the protein MAIRSVKVGNLSSGATEHDIKEFFSFSGEVESIDIQVNEHSAYVTFKDPQGAETAVLLSGASIADQSVTLEMAPDYTPPAAPHAETQSGGVGGAAESVVQKAEDVVSSMLAKGFILGKDAVGKAKAFDEKLGFTSTATAGVASVDQKIGLSQKFTAGTSLVNDKIKEVDQSFQVSERTKSAFASAEQTVSSAGTAVMKNRYVLTGVSWAAGAFNRVAKAAGEVSQKTKEKVEAEQPSQPSESQQQPPEGYAPIHSSEYSKN, from the exons ATGGCG ATAAGGTCAGTAAAAGTTGGCAACCTCTCATCAGGAGCAACGGAGCATGATATCAAAGAGTTCTTCTCTTTTTCTGGTGAAGTTGAAAGCATTGACATCCAAGT TAACGAGCATAGTGCTTATGTCACATTCAAAGATCCTCAAGGAGCTGAGACCGCTGTGCTCTTATCA GGTGCGAGTATTGCCGATCAATCAGTCACCCTTGAGATGGCTCCTGACTACACTCCACCTGCTGCCCCTCATGCT GAAACACAGAGCGGTGGTGTCGGAGGCGCCGCTGAATCAGTTGTCCAGAAGGCAGAAGATGTTGTGAGCAGCATGTTAGCAAAGGGTTTCATCCTCGGGAAAGACGCAGTCGGCAAAGCAAAAGCTTTTGATGAGAAACTCGGTTTCACATCAACCGCAACCGCAGGAGTTGCTTCCGTAGACCAAAAAATCGGTCTAAGCCAGAAGTTCACAGCTGGTACAAGCTTGGTGAACGACAAGATCAAAGAGGTGGACCAAAGCTTCCAGGTTTCAGAGAGGACCAAGTCCGCCTTTGCTTCTGCGGAACAGACAGTGAGCAGCGCAGGAACCGCCGTGATGAAGAACCGTTATGTGTTAACTGGTGTGAGCTGGGCCGCAGGAGCTTTCAACAGAGTTGCTAAAGCGGCTGGAGAGGTTAgtcagaaaacaaaagaaaaggttgAAGCAGAGCAACCGTCACAACCGTCAGAGTCGCAGCAGCAACCACCAGAAGGGTATGCTCCGATTCATTCGTCTGAATACTCCAAGAACTAA